In Gimesia panareensis, the genomic window CAGTCGCTCGCGAATTTCGACGACACGCTGGTTGTAATCCACGTCCCAGGTCGAATAGTCGGCCAGCATTGCTTCGCGAACGGTTCGCGTCGTGGTCAACGGTCCGGGGGTCAACAGTAAGTAGGGGATATCAGCATCCATAGCGCACTTCACCTGCTTCAATCTGGTCAATGATGGCAGACAGGCCGTCGAGTGTCGGAATGACAAAATGGGCGCCTGCGTTTTTCAGTTTCGTTTCCGCGGCCTGTAACAGCTGCTGTTTCTGGTCCGGATCCAGTGCTGCGAGCTCGTCTATACTCAGGCCCACTTCACTGCCGGTCTGTGTGAGTCCGACCGTCCACGTGCCTGCATTCAGGCCCGCTTCAATATCGGGAACGGTGTCACCGACTTTGATGACCGCCCGGGGGGGATAGACGCCGAGGGCTTCCATGTTCCGATAGATCATCCAGGGCGCGGGCCGTCCCGCGGGAACTTCATCCGCGCACATCGAAAAGTCGGGGTAGTAACCCTGTTCCCGCGCGGACTGCAGAATCGGTTCGGCCACGACGCGCGGGTAGCCGGTCGTCGAGCCGATTTTGATACCCCGTACTTTGAGCGGCGCGAGTGACTCGCACAGTCCGGGTACCAGGTCCGTGTAGAGTTTGGCTTCCTCGATCTGGAGCGGCATGAACGTTTCATAGATCTGTTTCACATCGTCTTCAGACCAGGGACGCTGGTGCAGGGCCTCCCACTGGGCGGCGATCTCGTCCAGTTGAAACAGGCTGCGGATGTGATCCTGCTTGTGCAGTCCCATGGGACCGCGGGCCTGCTGGGGAGTGACCTCGACGCCGCAGGCCTTAAAGGCTTTGATGAAGGCGGAGATCGGCGCAAAACAGCCGTGGTCAATGGTGGTACCTGCCCAGTCAAAAATCACCAGTTTAATTTGTGTCGATTGCATGCTGACTTTCATTCAGTTGAGGTCCCCGGGCTGCTGCTGCAGGACCCGTTGGACTGAGGTTAAAAAATATTCGAGTTCCGGCGTTTCCAGACCGGGAATCTTGGCTGCTTCATCCCAGTTCCGCAGGCGGAGGGCCTCCAGGTGCCAGGGATTGCTTTCAAACTGTTGCTGCCCGCGTTCATCAAAGGGGCCCCCCTGGAGTTCCAGGCTCAGGACCGATGCGGGTGAGAGGCGGGACAGATACTCCGCATTTGTGGCACAGCGGTAACGTTTGGCATCCACGTGCAGGCGAATCGGTTCGGTGACCGCTTCGGGGAAATACTTCTTCAGCCAGGCCGCGCCGATCCGTTCATGCAGATCATCGATGCCTTGTGTAGCACAGTCTTCATCGTGCTTATGTAACAGGTGACCGATGTCATGCAGCAGGGCCGCGGTGATCAGTTCCGGCGGTGCCTCTTCCTGTTCGGCGGCAGAGGCGGCCTGCAAAGCGTGCTCAGTCTGGGAGACCGCTTCGCCGGCATACATTTCATTGCCTTTCTCTGCGAAGAGGGCGCGTATTTCCTGGAGAATATCCTGCGTTTCAGCTTGAGGGGACATCGTTTGCCTCCGGAGGATTGATTTCGGACAGGGTTTGCGCCAGGTTCATTTCACGTTCCTGAATCATCCAGTAAATGGCGCCCGCTATGATCGCGGTACAACAGATGCCGGCCAGTCCGCCGAAGGCCATCTTCCAGCCGTAGTACTGGGCAATCATGCCCACCGTATGGCCGGACAGAATCGCGCCCAGGTAACCGGCGGAATCGACCAGGCCGGCGACGGTCGAACAGCCCCGTTTGCCTCCCAGGTCAATCGCCATCACGCCGGACAGGAAAGAGTAGGGGGCCATCAGGAAAAAGGCGACCAGCGACAGCAGCGTCAATGCCAGGTAAGGCTTGCCGGTCACATCGACCGTACTCAGCAGGACCAGCGAGAGCACGAGCAGAATCAGGCTGGGTAACACCACGCGCCCGTGGCGGCCGCGGAGTCGATCGGAAGTGATGCCGGCCAGCAGGGCCGAACAGCCTCCCACCAGCGGAAACAGCATGCTGCCCACTGCCGCCGATCCGATATCGAACTGGGCCACCTCATTCAAAAAAGTCGGGGTCCAGAAATTAAACGTTTCCCGAACCAGAGTCAGGCTGAAGTTCATTACACAGATCAGCCAGAACAACGGACTGGCGACCAGCGGCTTGAGCACCTCTTTAATCGAAATCCGTTGCGCATGATTGCCTTCCGCTCCGAAAACATTCAGCGGATTGGCCTCCGGTTCTTCCAGGCCCACATCATGGGGACTCGACTTGAGAGTGAAATAGACGAAGATCGCGATCGCCGTCAGCGTACCCGCAGCGACGAAAAACACGGTCCGCCAGTTCGCCAGGAAACTGAGCGAACCATAATTCTCACCGAGCATGATCAGGCTGCCCAGGTAGACGCGGGCAAAGGCATCGCCGAACAGAAATGAGAGCGAGAGGATTGCCATGACCGTCGCATGCCACTGCACCGGAAACCAGCGCGAGGCGGTTTTGACCAGCGCCACCCAGCCCATCGACTGGACAAAGCGGTTACAGGCCCAGATCAGGATAAACAGGGTCAGGCCGGCAGCCAGGCCGAACAGCACTGAGAACAGAATCGAACAGAGCATGCCCGTCAGAAACATCAGCCGCCCGCCGAGGAAGTCGGCCAGATAGCCGTTGATGATTTTACCGAAGGCATACAGCATCACGCCGACCGAGGCGACCGTGCCGATCTGAATTTTGGTGATCCCCAGACCGGATTCTTCCGAGAGCAGCAGCGGCGTCGCGACGGCCAGGTTGGAACGGCAGATATAGTAACCGACGTAGCCTAAAAACAGACTCGTCAGAGTCACGATCTGCCAGTTACGGTTGGAGTGATTGGACATCAGGGCCTGCTTTATCAAAGAGAGAGTTGACCGATATTTTCTTTTGCCAGACCTGGTCCCGTCGTCATTCCTTTGCCGCCGATCCCCGTGAGGAGCTGAATGCGTTCGCCCGGTTGTTTGTGGAACAGGCCCGCCGCTTTCTCCTCAGTATAAATACCGCACCAGCGGTCTGTGACCTGAAAATCGAGTTTCACGAACATCTTTCGCGCATAATTAATGATAAGTTCTTCCACCTCCGCCGACATCCGCTCGGTGGGGGGATCGACTGAATAGGCGTGCGAATCGCCGAGAATAAATTCGTTGTGCTGATTCTGCGTCATCCAGATCTGAATCCCATGCTCCTGCAGTTCCGCAGCGGGCGCATCCAGGGTGATTCCCTGCAGAAACTGCGTATTCAGGAACGCCGGATAGCGCGTCAGAGCGATCGGAGAGGCAATGCTGGTCCCCAGTGTACGATTTTCGGGATTGGAAATTTTGAGCATCTGCAGTTTGCAGTACTGCACGTTCCGCTCGATATATTCTTCGGGGAAGAGTGTCTGCAGGTCCGCGCCGGAGCAGACAATCACGTGTTCCGCGTGAAAGGCTCTGCCGTCGGCGGTTTTGACCTGGCAGTGGCTGCTGCGTTCCCTGACCGAGACGGCAGTGGTTTTGGGCAGGTAATCGCAGTCCGACGTGCAGGCGATCCAGTTGATCAGCTCGCGAAAGAACTGGTCCGGATCCAGTTGCAGATCCTGGGGAAAGTACAGGCTGCCCGAGCAGAATTCGGGGTTCAGGCAACAGCTGGAATGGATCGTTTCCTCCGCATTCAGAAATTCTGCGGGACAGGGGCTGCCCTGCATCGCGATCGACATCTGTTTTAAAAATCGGGCTTCTGCTGCGGTATGCGCAAGGTATTGCGTACCCACCCGTCGCAGGGGGACTCCCAGCTGACTGGTCAGCTCCTCATAGATGTCACAGGAAGCCAGTGCGCGATCGCGCCAGATTCCCGGCGGCATGGCACTGGGAATGATCAGTCCAAAATTCCGGACGGAGGCCTGCTGGGGGAAAATGTCGCGTTCGATCAGCAGGGTTTTCCAGCCGCGCTGCATGGCGAAGTAGGCATGAAATGCACCCAGCACACCGCCGCCGATGACAATCACATCATAGTTTCGCTGGTAAGTCTGAGTCGACATGGTTTGCTATCGGTGAGGGCAGAGCGAGCGACCTGCTACGGGTTTCCTGCTCTGGTGAGGTTCAGGAAGTTCGCGGCCTGGCGGGAAGACAGGAATTCCTCCCGCCAGGCTTTGTCAAACTTTGTTATGCCAAACTTAAAGTTCTGTCTTGCCAAGTATCGGGATTGGAAGTCAGAATACAATGATAATATACGCAGTTAAATTGATAATATTTACACGGTCTTCATCGCTTCTTTAACATGTTCTGGCAGTCTGTTTTCCGTGGAACCGGGTGGAGTATCAGGCCTTAACTACAGAAAATAACAAGAGATGAGATTTCCCGAACGACGCAAAATTGCGCTGCTGATTCAGACCTCCAGCGACTGGAGCCGTCAGATTATTCAGGGCATCGCCGACTATGCCTTCGAGCAGGGGGGCTGGGATTTCTGGATTGAATTCCGTGGCTTGCAGGAGCAGTTGCAGATTCCTGCTACCTGGCACGGGAACGGAACGATTTGCCGGTTGACGGATGCCCGGATTCGTCAGTCCATCGTCGGGCGGCGTCTGCCTGCGGTGAATGTTTCCTGGCTGGGAAAGCATTCGGCCCGCATTCCGAAAGTCGTTTCGGATGAACGCGCCTGTGCCAGCCTGGCAGCCGACTTCTTTCTCAATAAGGGGTTTCGTTCGTTTGGTTACATCGGTGCCGACCCGAATCTGAAATATCCACCCACGATCCAGCGCGAATTTCAGTCCGCCGTCGAACAGGCGGGGGGCGTCTGTTATGACTTTCCCTACTATGAGCTGACGAAGGAAGCCGACTACGAACAGCAGCAGCATCGACTGAAAGAATGGTTGTGGGAACTCCCCCGACCGGTCGCGCTGCTGGTCTGGTCGAGTAAGGTGGGGCGTGAAGTCGCTACGGTCTGCGTGAACCATCATCTGGAAATCCCGGACCAGGTAGCCATCCTGTGTATTGAACACGATCCGCTGATGTCGGCCCTGTCGCCGGTGCCTCTCTCCTGTATTAACCAGGGGCCGCACGTGGTCGGTCATACCGCGGCACAACTGCTGGATCAGATGATCCAGGGGCAGCCCGCGCCGCGCACGCCGGTGCTGATTCCTCCGCTCTCCATAGAAGAGAGGGCCTCGACCGATACGCTGTTCGCGGATGACGATCTGGTCCGCGAGGCGATTCAGCTGATCCGCCAGCAGGTGCATCTCCCTCTGCAGGTTTCCGATCTCACGCAGCAGTTGAATGTGTCGCGCCGCATCCTGGAGCATCGCTTTCAAAAGGCTCTGCATCGTTCTCCGGCTACTGAAATCCGCAAGGCAAAACTGAATCGAATTACCCGCCTGTTAAGGGAGACCAACTTGACCATCTCGCAAATCGCCGACCGTTGCGGCTTTCAGCATCAGGAAGCCATGATCCGCATGTTCGGTCGCCTGATGGGGATGTCGCCCCGCGAATATCGTCAGACGAGTCATCCGCTGTCCTGAGCGGCTCCCGCGCTGTCAGAAATTTCGCAGGAAACTGACAGGCACGATGATGGCAACCGGTGACCGTCGATGGTAGGATCGAAAGAGAGTTTGAACTCTACTTTACACCCCGCTGTTCTGACTGAGGAAGATCACCATGATTTCAGCGTTCTCTCGACTGTTGCTGCTGCTGGTATTCACAACCCTGTTGACCGGGCATCTGCGCGGCGCGGAAGATGACGCCGGTTCGATTTTTATCGAGGGCTATACCAACCAGTTGAGCTATCAGCCGGGAGAGAAAATCCGGTTTCATCTTTCCAGTTCTGAACCGCAGTATTCGATCGAGATCACCCGCCTGGGAGCGGAGAACAAGACGGTCTTCAAAGAGACACGCAAAAACGGGATTGCTTACCCGGTGCCCGAAGATGCCTCTTCCAACGGCTGTCAGTGGCCGGCCGCGTTCGAGTTGACCATCCCCGATTCCTGGGCCAGCGGTTATTACAGTGTCCGCCTGGGCGTGCGCGATCGGGGTGGAAAATTCATTCAGCGGAATACACGCTCTGCTGAATCGAGCCTGTTTTTTATCATCCGTCCGAAACAGCCGGGAGCTGAGACGAAGATTCTGATTCAACTCTCAACGAACACCTACAACGCCTACAATAACTGGGGCGGTTCCAGCCTGTACAGCTACCATGGACGCAATCATCTGCAGGGGCACCGCGTTTCTTTTGATCGTCCCCTGGCCGGACAGTTTTCCAACTGGGAATATCCTTTCATCGCCTGGGCCGAACAGAACGGCTATCAGCTGGACTACGCTGCCAACAGCGATCTGGAGTTCCATCCGGAGCTGCTCAAGCATTATAAACTCGTACTGAGTGTCGGCCATGATGAGTACTGGTCGGCACCGATGCGTGATCACCTGGAGGAGTACATCAGGCAGGGGGGGAACGTTGCCTTCTTCAGCGGGAACTCGGTCTGCTGGCAGGTTCGCAGTGAAGATGCGGGTCGCGCCCTGACCTGCTGGAAGCAGTGGTATAACCAGGATCCCGTTTTCCCGACCGATGATCGCAGTACCCTGACCACTCTCTGGAGTCATCACCTGGTCAACCGCCCGGAAAACCAGTTGACCGGTGTCGGCTTTCTGTATGGCGGTTATCACAAAAGCCACGGCCAGTTCATGGATGGCGCTGGCGCTTACCGCGTGCATCGACCCGAGCACTGGATCTTTGCAAAGACCGGCATCAGGCAGGGAGATGAATTCGGGGGCAAGGATACGATCGTCGGTTACGAGTGTGACGGCTGTCAGTTTGTGCTGCAGGATGGTCTGCCCGTGCCTACCTTTAAAGATGGGACGCCCAAAACGTTCCAGATCCTGGCGACCTGCCCGGCGAAATGGGCACCCGGCGACAGCCTGTGGTATGACCGTTTCGAAAAAGACCGGGTCGGTGCCGCAGTTCTGGGGATGTATACCAACGGGGGCACCGTACTGACGGTGGGCAGTACCGACTGGGCACACGGACTCCGCGGGAAAGATCCGATTGTCCAGCAGATCACAAAGAACGTGCTCGACCGGTTGTCGAAGTAAGGGCTAATTCGGCTGCAGGGCATCCCGTTCGGAGCGGGTGATGCAATAGAGTACGTGGCGTTGTAGTGGGTCGTTGTCAGGCAGTCCCGGGTGGTCGAAATTGTCGATGTAGGACATGCCGATCTTCTCCATCACTCTCCGCGAAGCGATGTTGTCGGGTACGGTGAATGAGACCAGCTGGTTCAGATTGCATTCATCAAACCCATAGTCCAGTACCGCGCGTGCGCCCTCAGTGGCGTATCCCTGATTCCAGTATGGTGCTGCCAGCCGCCAGCCGATTTCGATGCAGGGGGTAAAAAATGCGGTGAATTGAGGAACTGCCAGACCGATAAATCCCGCGAATTTTGCCTGGTCTTTGATTTCGACTGCCCACAGCCCGAAGCCGTATTGTTCAAAGTGCTTTCGGATATCTTCCACCATCTGCGCACTCTGTTCGTATGTCAGAGTGGACGGAAAATATTTCATTACTTGTGGATCGTTGTTGAGATCTGCAAACGGTGCGACATCATCATCACACCACTGTCTCAAGATCAGTCGAGAAGTTTCCAATGCCCTGTTCCCCGGAGTTCATCAAGTTATTTCGTCAGGTAGTAATCTCACTACGCAGGCGTCCCGTTTCTAACGGGGAAATTTCCAGCAAATCCATCTAAATTCAAAATCCATGTGACATTTTTATCGATATTGAAAGTCGTTCCTCCTTCTGTTCAAATAATTAAATAATATTTAATTATCGCAGTCCTTTTAATCAGAGCTGAATCCTGAATGGAGTACATGAAGATGAACAAGTCCTGTTTTGTGGCGTTATTCATAACTTTAACTCTCTACAGTATAAATTGTCTTCAGGCGGCGGATCCTAATGCGAAAACTTCTCTGATTCAGGTTCCCGGGGCATGGGAAGACCAGCAGGCAGGCAAGTATGCCGATCTGGATGGCTTTGCCTGGTATCGTTGCTACGTCAAAGTTCCCAATAACTGGGCCGACATGACTGCCCGTCCCCTCTGGCGGGATTCCGTCACACTCTCGATCGAAAAACTGGCGGACGCGCATGAGGTCTATATCAATGGAACCCGCATCGGTCAGATCGGATCATTCCCCCCGCAATTTAAAAGCGGCTTCGACAGCTATCAGCGCTATAAAGTCCCCCCGGGAACGCTCAAGCTGGGGAAATACAATACAATCGCGATCCGGGTATTTAATCAGGAAGGTCCGGGCGGCTTTCGTGGCGTCCCTCCGATTCTGGCCGGCTACTTTCTCGAGTGCGTCCTCAAAGGGGAATGGGAGTTCCTGCCGGGCGATGATCCCCGGTGGGCATTAACCGCCCGTGATCAGAAGCCCGCGCAGGCGGCCTTCGATCAGTTCACCCCCGCGACATCGACGCTCAAACGATCGGCGAAACTGTCGCCGGGACGTCGGCTCTCTCCGGAAAAATCGATGACGCTGTTTGAAACCGATGACGATGTCGAGGTGGAACAACTGCTCACCGAACCTCTGATCGGTCAGCCACTGTTCATGAGCTTCGACGAACGGGGGCGGATGTGGGTCGTGCAGTATCGACAGTATCCCTATCCCGCGGGGCTCAAGGTATTGAGCCGCAATAAATATTACCGCATGGAATTCGACCGGCTCTCGCCCCCGCCGCCGAATCACTTTCCCGGCAATGACCGGATCACGATTCACGAAGATACCGACGGCGACGGCAAGTACGACGAGCACAAGGTCTTCGCCGGTGATCTGAATATCGCGACCTCGGTTGTCAAAGGGCGGGGAGGCATCTGGGTGCTCAATCCGCCTTACCTCCTCTTTTATCCCGACAAAGACAACGACGATATCCCCGACGGCGATCCGGAAGTCCGTCTGCGGGGTTTTGGTCTGTCCGATACGCACTCTGCGCCTAACAGTCTGCAGTGGGGACCGGACGGCTGGCTCTACATGGTGCAGGGGAGTAACCTTGTCTCGCATCTGAAAAACAGCGATCAGCCGGATGCGAAATCAATCTACTGCGAAGGCCCCGCGGTCTGGCGGTATCATCCCGAAACGGGGCGCTACGAACTCTTCGCCGAAGGGGGCGGCAATGCCTTTGGACTGGAAGTCGATGCGGACGGCCGCGTCTATTCCGGTCACAACGGGGGCGGCACCCGCGGATTTTATTACGTGCAGGGAGGCTATTACGAAAAGGGGACCGAGCGGAAGTATGGCGATGTGAGTAACCCTTATGCTTTCGGCCTGCTTCCTTTCATGAAGCATGCGGCCACGCCCCGCTTCAGCCATGCCCTGGTGAAGTACGAAGGGGACACACTGCCCGCGCGTTTTAAAGGGAAGCTGATCTCCGTCGACCCGCTGCATCAGTATCTGGTACTGACCAAAGTCGAGCCTTTGGGATCTTCCTTTCAGACTGAGGATGTCGGCTTTCCTCTGAAGAGCACGGACCTGGGCTTTCGGCCGGTGGCGATCTACGTAGGACCAGACGGCGGCGTTTACGTGGCTGATTTTTACGAAGAGTTCATCGCCCATGGCCAGCATTACCAGGGGCAGATCGATCCCAATTCGGGCCGTATCTATCGTTTGAAAGGGAAAGACGCACAGCCCCGCAAGGTTGAGGATCTCAGTAAAAAGACGACCCGCGAACTGCTGGAACTGCTCAAGCATCCCAATGAATGGCACCGCCGGACTGCCTTACGGCTGATCGGAGATCGCAAAGATCCGTCGGTCATTCCGGTGCTCAAACAGTGGATCAAAGAGAACGACGGGCACCTCGCGCTGGAAGCGTTCTGGGCATTGAATCTCTCGCAGGGATTTGACGATGCGGTTGCGGAAGAGACATTGAAACATCCGCAGCCGATGGTTCGCTTCTGGACGGTGCGGCTGCTGGGGGATGACAAAGTGGTCTCCAGTCATATCGGCGAGAAGCTGGTCGAGATGGCGAGGACCGAAACGAACGCGGAAGTTCGCGGCCAGCTGGCGGCAACGGCGCGGCGTCTGCCCGCTGATGTCTGCCTGCCCCTGGTCGAAGCGCTGAGTCGACATGCCGAAGACGTGGATGATCCCTTTCAGCCGCTGATGCTCTGGTGGGCACTGGAATCCAAGTCGATCTCGGATCGGGAGCAGGTCCTCGCTCTACTGAAAGACAAACAGTTC contains:
- a CDS encoding GNAT family N-acetyltransferase; amino-acid sequence: METSRLILRQWCDDDVAPFADLNNDPQVMKYFPSTLTYEQSAQMVEDIRKHFEQYGFGLWAVEIKDQAKFAGFIGLAVPQFTAFFTPCIEIGWRLAAPYWNQGYATEGARAVLDYGFDECNLNQLVSFTVPDNIASRRVMEKIGMSYIDNFDHPGLPDNDPLQRHVLYCITRSERDALQPN
- a CDS encoding TIGR03364 family FAD-dependent oxidoreductase, producing MSTQTYQRNYDVIVIGGGVLGAFHAYFAMQRGWKTLLIERDIFPQQASVRNFGLIIPSAMPPGIWRDRALASCDIYEELTSQLGVPLRRVGTQYLAHTAAEARFLKQMSIAMQGSPCPAEFLNAEETIHSSCCLNPEFCSGSLYFPQDLQLDPDQFFRELINWIACTSDCDYLPKTTAVSVRERSSHCQVKTADGRAFHAEHVIVCSGADLQTLFPEEYIERNVQYCKLQMLKISNPENRTLGTSIASPIALTRYPAFLNTQFLQGITLDAPAAELQEHGIQIWMTQNQHNEFILGDSHAYSVDPPTERMSAEVEELIINYARKMFVKLDFQVTDRWCGIYTEEKAAGLFHKQPGERIQLLTGIGGKGMTTGPGLAKENIGQLSL
- the phnX gene encoding phosphonoacetaldehyde hydrolase, whose product is MQSTQIKLVIFDWAGTTIDHGCFAPISAFIKAFKACGVEVTPQQARGPMGLHKQDHIRSLFQLDEIAAQWEALHQRPWSEDDVKQIYETFMPLQIEEAKLYTDLVPGLCESLAPLKVRGIKIGSTTGYPRVVAEPILQSAREQGYYPDFSMCADEVPAGRPAPWMIYRNMEALGVYPPRAVIKVGDTVPDIEAGLNAGTWTVGLTQTGSEVGLSIDELAALDPDQKQQLLQAAETKLKNAGAHFVIPTLDGLSAIIDQIEAGEVRYGC
- a CDS encoding MFS transporter, encoding MSNHSNRNWQIVTLTSLFLGYVGYYICRSNLAVATPLLLSEESGLGITKIQIGTVASVGVMLYAFGKIINGYLADFLGGRLMFLTGMLCSILFSVLFGLAAGLTLFILIWACNRFVQSMGWVALVKTASRWFPVQWHATVMAILSLSFLFGDAFARVYLGSLIMLGENYGSLSFLANWRTVFFVAAGTLTAIAIFVYFTLKSSPHDVGLEEPEANPLNVFGAEGNHAQRISIKEVLKPLVASPLFWLICVMNFSLTLVRETFNFWTPTFLNEVAQFDIGSAAVGSMLFPLVGGCSALLAGITSDRLRGRHGRVVLPSLILLVLSLVLLSTVDVTGKPYLALTLLSLVAFFLMAPYSFLSGVMAIDLGGKRGCSTVAGLVDSAGYLGAILSGHTVGMIAQYYGWKMAFGGLAGICCTAIIAGAIYWMIQEREMNLAQTLSEINPPEANDVPSS
- a CDS encoding PVC-type heme-binding CxxCH protein codes for the protein MNKSCFVALFITLTLYSINCLQAADPNAKTSLIQVPGAWEDQQAGKYADLDGFAWYRCYVKVPNNWADMTARPLWRDSVTLSIEKLADAHEVYINGTRIGQIGSFPPQFKSGFDSYQRYKVPPGTLKLGKYNTIAIRVFNQEGPGGFRGVPPILAGYFLECVLKGEWEFLPGDDPRWALTARDQKPAQAAFDQFTPATSTLKRSAKLSPGRRLSPEKSMTLFETDDDVEVEQLLTEPLIGQPLFMSFDERGRMWVVQYRQYPYPAGLKVLSRNKYYRMEFDRLSPPPPNHFPGNDRITIHEDTDGDGKYDEHKVFAGDLNIATSVVKGRGGIWVLNPPYLLFYPDKDNDDIPDGDPEVRLRGFGLSDTHSAPNSLQWGPDGWLYMVQGSNLVSHLKNSDQPDAKSIYCEGPAVWRYHPETGRYELFAEGGGNAFGLEVDADGRVYSGHNGGGTRGFYYVQGGYYEKGTERKYGDVSNPYAFGLLPFMKHAATPRFSHALVKYEGDTLPARFKGKLISVDPLHQYLVLTKVEPLGSSFQTEDVGFPLKSTDLGFRPVAIYVGPDGGVYVADFYEEFIAHGQHYQGQIDPNSGRIYRLKGKDAQPRKVEDLSKKTTRELLELLKHPNEWHRRTALRLIGDRKDPSVIPVLKQWIKENDGHLALEAFWALNLSQGFDDAVAEETLKHPQPMVRFWTVRLLGDDKVVSSHIGEKLVEMARTETNAEVRGQLAATARRLPADVCLPLVEALSRHAEDVDDPFQPLMLWWALESKSISDREQVLALLKDKQFWQRPLVQTALLERLIRRYATAGSRTDLVTCAKLFELAPDVDSRKLLMTGFESSFKGRSLAGLPEALVKALADAGGGSTTLQMRLGNSDAIQKALDALKSPEKKATGKNQAELVDYIQVLGELQEPQARPALQSLLSSTKNADLQTALLVALQKYQQPEIATVILERYPSYADDVREVALSTLVSRKAWTRALLAAVEEGRIEKQSIPEDLVRKMTIHQDPEIKELVARHWKEIQGASSQQMQASIARISGVLEQGASDVYRGKELYQQNCAKCHVLFGEGKRVGPELTQYKRDDSLRMLMHIVNPSAEIREGFETYLVITDDGLVVSGFLYDQDKQIVVLRGADGQNVTIKRENIDEMIKQPKSLMPDGLLDKLSDQQLRDLFGFLRSSQPVFK
- a CDS encoding phosphonate degradation HD-domain oxygenase — protein: MSPQAETQDILQEIRALFAEKGNEMYAGEAVSQTEHALQAASAAEQEEAPPELITAALLHDIGHLLHKHDEDCATQGIDDLHERIGAAWLKKYFPEAVTEPIRLHVDAKRYRCATNAEYLSRLSPASVLSLELQGGPFDERGQQQFESNPWHLEALRLRNWDEAAKIPGLETPELEYFLTSVQRVLQQQPGDLN
- a CDS encoding N,N-dimethylformamidase beta subunit family domain-containing protein, yielding MISAFSRLLLLLVFTTLLTGHLRGAEDDAGSIFIEGYTNQLSYQPGEKIRFHLSSSEPQYSIEITRLGAENKTVFKETRKNGIAYPVPEDASSNGCQWPAAFELTIPDSWASGYYSVRLGVRDRGGKFIQRNTRSAESSLFFIIRPKQPGAETKILIQLSTNTYNAYNNWGGSSLYSYHGRNHLQGHRVSFDRPLAGQFSNWEYPFIAWAEQNGYQLDYAANSDLEFHPELLKHYKLVLSVGHDEYWSAPMRDHLEEYIRQGGNVAFFSGNSVCWQVRSEDAGRALTCWKQWYNQDPVFPTDDRSTLTTLWSHHLVNRPENQLTGVGFLYGGYHKSHGQFMDGAGAYRVHRPEHWIFAKTGIRQGDEFGGKDTIVGYECDGCQFVLQDGLPVPTFKDGTPKTFQILATCPAKWAPGDSLWYDRFEKDRVGAAVLGMYTNGGTVLTVGSTDWAHGLRGKDPIVQQITKNVLDRLSK
- a CDS encoding AraC family transcriptional regulator → MRFPERRKIALLIQTSSDWSRQIIQGIADYAFEQGGWDFWIEFRGLQEQLQIPATWHGNGTICRLTDARIRQSIVGRRLPAVNVSWLGKHSARIPKVVSDERACASLAADFFLNKGFRSFGYIGADPNLKYPPTIQREFQSAVEQAGGVCYDFPYYELTKEADYEQQQHRLKEWLWELPRPVALLVWSSKVGREVATVCVNHHLEIPDQVAILCIEHDPLMSALSPVPLSCINQGPHVVGHTAAQLLDQMIQGQPAPRTPVLIPPLSIEERASTDTLFADDDLVREAIQLIRQQVHLPLQVSDLTQQLNVSRRILEHRFQKALHRSPATEIRKAKLNRITRLLRETNLTISQIADRCGFQHQEAMIRMFGRLMGMSPREYRQTSHPLS